Within Anaerolineae bacterium, the genomic segment GCGTGCGCGCCTGTTCGGAGATCGCCGCCAACCACACCCTGGGCCTCAAGTTCCGCGGCGCCAACTCCATGATTATCGCCGACCACGACGTGCCCTTCGGCGAATCCACCTGTGTCGAGTGCGGCACCTGCCTGCAGGTCTGCCCCACCGGCGCACTCATCGACCGCAAATCCGCCTACCGCTACCGCCACAAAGGGGACGTGCAGAAGGTCGCCACGACCTGCATGCAGTGCAGTGTCGGCTGTGCCATGGAAGCGGTGACTCATGACAACATGGTGATCCGCGTTGAGGGCGCCTGGCATCAGGGTCCCAGCGGCGGCCTGCTGTGCGTGGACGGCCGCTTCCGGCCGCTCTATGACACGCGGGCGCGCATTACCTCTCCCATGGTGCGGCGGGATGGCGCGCTCCAGCCGGCCAGTTGGGACGAAGCGCTCCAGCTCATCGCCGGCAAGCTGAAGGCCGGCGGCGCCCTGGGCGTGGCCGCTTCCTGCACCACTAACGAGGCACTGCGGGCCTTCGCCGGCCTCTTCGCCAAAGCCGGCGGCAGGGCCGGCCGTGCCGAACCTGCCCTGCCGGCCATCCCCGGTGCTCGGCCGGCCCTGGTCTCCGATGTAGCCTCCGCCGACCTGATTGTGGTGGCCGGCGCGGATCCGCTGGAGCAGAACCGCGTGGTCGGCTATTTCGCCAAGCGCGCCTTTGACAAAGGCGCCCGCCTGGTGCTCATCGGGGATTCCCCCAACGGCATGGCCGCCTACGCGCACTCCGTGTTCGCCGAGGATGAGGCGGATAAGGCCGCGGCGCTGGCCGCCGGCGCCGAAAAGCCCGTGGTCATTTACGGCGTCGGCACCTCGGACAAGGTGCGCAAGGCCCTGGGGACCCTGGCGGACAAGGCGCTCTTCCTGGGCCTGGAGCCTGGGCCCAACGGACGGGGCGCCCTGCAGGCCGGCCTGACGCCGGTCTCCGCCGGCGGTGCTGCGGTGGTCTTCCTGCTGGCCGGCGACGCGCCCGAGGTGCGCACCGAGGAGCTAGCCGGCTTCCTCAACGGCGGCTTCACGGTGGTGCAGGCCAGCCGGCAGTCCGCCCTGACCGAGCGGGCCGATGTGGTCCTGCCGGCGCCCATCTGGGCGGAACAAAACGGCCATGTCACCAATCTGGAGGGCAAGGAGCTGGTGGTTCAGGCGGCAGTGCAGATGCCGGCCGGCGTGCGCAGTGAAGTCGAGGTGCTCCAGACCCTGGCCGGCCTGCTGTAGGCCAGGGCCGGCGGAACACCCAACGCATCAAGCCGGCACATGAAACGCAAATTCGCGAGCGAGGAGTTACGAACATGGGCAAAATCCGACTGGCCACTGAATGGTTAGATGCCTGCGCTGGCTGTCATATGAGCATCCTGGACATTGATGAGCGCATCCTGACCCTGCTGGAGCATGCCGAAATCACCTCATCGCCCATCACCGACCTGAAGCATCCGCCCAAGGATGGGGTAGATGTGGGCATCCTGACCGGCGCGGTGAGCAACACGCACCAGGTCGAGGCGGCGAAGGAAATGCGCGAGCACTGCAAAATCCTCATCGCCCTGGGGGACTGCGCCGTCTTCGGCGGCATCTGCACCATGCGCAATTTCTTCCCCAAGGAAGAGGTCCTGCGCCGGGGATATATCGAGACCGAGAGCACCCATAACCCGGAGGGCATCATCCCCGATGAGGGCATCGGCATCCTCACCGACCGGGCCATGGCCGTGGATGAGGTGGTGCCGGTGGACGTGTACCTGCCGGGATGCCCGCCCTCGGCCGATGCCATCTGGTACGTGATCACGGAACTGCTTGCCGGCCGCAAGCCGGTCCTGAGCGGCGAAGTGCTCAAGTACGAATGACGCCGCTCAGCCAACGACGTGTGGAAGGAGGCCCATCTATGGGACAGACCATCACCATTTCACCTGTGACCCGCATCGAGGGACATGCTCGCATCACCATTCACCTGAACGACCAGGGACAGGTCGAGCAGTCCTTTTTCCATGTGGATCAATTCCGCGGTTTTGAGAAATTCAGCGAGGGGCGCATGTTCTTCGAAATGCCGGAGATCACGCCCCGCATCTGCGGCATTTGCCCGGTGAGCCATCACCTGGCGGCCGCCAAAGCCTGCGACGGGGTCGCCGGCGTGAAACCCACGCCCACCGCCCATAAACTGCGCGAGCTCCTGCACATGGGGCAGATGATCCAGTCGCACGGCATGCACTTCTTCGAGCTGGCCGGCCCGGACCTCATCCTGGGCTTCGACGCCGACCCGGCCATCCGCAACGTGGTGGGCGTGATCCAGGCCAACCCCGACCTGGCCGTCAAGGCCGTCAAGATGCGCGCCTACGGCCAGGAGATCA encodes:
- a CDS encoding NADP oxidoreductase; translation: MGKIRLATEWLDACAGCHMSILDIDERILTLLEHAEITSSPITDLKHPPKDGVDVGILTGAVSNTHQVEAAKEMREHCKILIALGDCAVFGGICTMRNFFPKEEVLRRGYIETESTHNPEGIIPDEGIGILTDRAMAVDEVVPVDVYLPGCPPSADAIWYVITELLAGRKPVLSGEVLKYE
- a CDS encoding molybdopterin-dependent oxidoreductase: HPALSAWGGCRMCLVEVAKQRTLQPACTFPVSEGLEVWTESEKVVKTRKFVLELLFSERNHYCMYCQMSGDCELQDLAYRYQLDHWTYNRTYEPKPVDATRSYFVYEPNRCILCRRCVRACSEIAANHTLGLKFRGANSMIIADHDVPFGESTCVECGTCLQVCPTGALIDRKSAYRYRHKGDVQKVATTCMQCSVGCAMEAVTHDNMVIRVEGAWHQGPSGGLLCVDGRFRPLYDTRARITSPMVRRDGALQPASWDEALQLIAGKLKAGGALGVAASCTTNEALRAFAGLFAKAGGRAGRAEPALPAIPGARPALVSDVASADLIVVAGADPLEQNRVVGYFAKRAFDKGARLVLIGDSPNGMAAYAHSVFAEDEADKAAALAAGAEKPVVIYGVGTSDKVRKALGTLADKALFLGLEPGPNGRGALQAGLTPVSAGGAAVVFLLAGDAPEVRTEELAGFLNGGFTVVQASRQSALTERADVVLPAPIWAEQNGHVTNLEGKELVVQAAVQMPAGVRSEVEVLQTLAGLL